Proteins found in one Lysinibacillus fusiformis genomic segment:
- a CDS encoding NADPH-dependent FMN reductase: MGFFNKFFSSKKEEEQTMAELNIGIIIGSTREGRVSPQVAQWVKEIADQRGDANYTVIDIADYKLPLLGEPGQDASGAQAWSEIIAKQDGFVFIVQEYNHSITGALKNALDYLRVEWNNKAAGIVSYGSVGGARAAEHLRGIMGELLIADVRVHPALSLFTDFENGTDFKPKDVQTDSVNQMLDQLIPWSKALYTIR; encoded by the coding sequence ATGGGGTTTTTTAATAAATTTTTTAGCTCAAAAAAAGAGGAGGAACAAACAATGGCAGAATTAAATATCGGTATTATTATTGGATCAACTCGTGAGGGTCGTGTAAGTCCTCAAGTAGCACAATGGGTAAAGGAAATCGCAGATCAACGCGGTGACGCAAACTATACAGTGATTGATATTGCTGATTATAAATTGCCATTATTAGGTGAGCCAGGGCAGGATGCTTCGGGCGCACAAGCTTGGTCAGAAATTATTGCTAAACAAGATGGTTTTGTGTTCATCGTACAAGAATACAACCACTCCATTACAGGGGCATTAAAAAATGCACTAGACTATTTACGTGTTGAATGGAATAACAAAGCTGCAGGAATCGTTTCTTATGGCTCTGTAGGTGGTGCTCGTGCAGCGGAACATCTACGTGGGATTATGGGAGAGCTTTTAATCGCAGACGTACGTGTTCACCCAGCCTTATCTTTATTCACAGATTTTGAGAATGGAACAGACTTTAAACCAAAAGATGTTCAAACGGATTCAGTGAATCAAATGTTAGATCAATTAATCCCATGGTCTAAGGCGTTATATACAATTCGCTAA
- a CDS encoding cupin domain-containing protein, whose protein sequence is MYHPYYGNYQSYNYGYQPVYWAYPNQVERTPRSNIQNDFGPGPFVVDIEEATKRNKNYRTALWTGSNLQVTVMSLNVGEDIGLEVHPHVDQFICIEEGHGLTQMGPTRDYLNYQRHVTEDTAIMVPAGTWHNVTNTGDKPLKLYTIYAPPNHPFGTVHVTKADAMAEEAGYGQHE, encoded by the coding sequence ATGTATCACCCTTATTACGGTAATTATCAATCGTATAATTACGGTTATCAACCTGTTTATTGGGCCTATCCAAATCAGGTAGAACGAACGCCAAGAAGTAATATCCAGAATGATTTTGGACCAGGACCATTCGTTGTCGACATTGAAGAGGCTACAAAGCGCAATAAAAATTATCGTACAGCACTGTGGACAGGGTCAAACTTACAAGTAACGGTGATGAGTCTCAATGTTGGGGAAGATATTGGCTTAGAAGTACACCCTCACGTCGACCAATTCATTTGTATTGAGGAGGGGCATGGATTAACTCAAATGGGGCCAACTAGAGATTATTTAAACTATCAGAGACATGTCACAGAAGATACGGCTATCATGGTGCCTGCAGGAACATGGCATAATGTTACGAACACAGGGGATAAACCACTAAAGCTTTACACGATTTATGCGCCACCAAACCATCCATTTGGGACTGTTCATGTGACAAAGGCTGACGCTATGGCTGAAGAAGCGGGCTATGGACAGCATGAATAA
- a CDS encoding Lrp/AsnC family transcriptional regulator, producing the protein MDFINEMILKELKEDSRISMSELGRRVHLSAPAVRERIRQLEEQNVIKRYTLDINKNALGYPIDAIVEATIKNNRYADFKEHLKVYTNIDFCYRISGESCFLLKGHFQSFPDVEQFIDALQPYAHTKTNFIFSDICEDI; encoded by the coding sequence ATGGATTTCATTAACGAAATGATACTTAAAGAATTAAAAGAAGATAGTCGAATTTCTATGAGCGAGCTAGGGAGAAGGGTTCACTTATCTGCACCAGCAGTTCGCGAAAGAATACGGCAATTAGAGGAACAGAACGTCATTAAGAGGTATACATTGGATATTAATAAAAATGCATTGGGTTATCCAATTGACGCTATTGTAGAAGCGACAATCAAAAATAACCGCTATGCAGACTTTAAAGAACATCTGAAGGTTTATACAAATATAGACTTCTGTTATCGCATTTCAGGTGAGTCATGTTTTTTATTAAAGGGGCATTTTCAATCTTTTCCTGATGTAGAGCAGTTTATTGATGCATTACAGCCATATGCGCATACAAAAACTAACTTTATTTTTTCAGATATATGTGAGGACATATAA
- a CDS encoding ring-cleaving dioxygenase: MKKHTAGIHHITAIVGHPQENIDFYAGVLGLRLVKQTVNFDDPGTYHLYFGDKGGKPGTIITFFPWANAYQGRIGDGQVGVTTYVVPEGALPFWVNRLAKFSVPFQKAERFGEQVIQFDDPHGLHIELVARAEGEFNEWTFGEVTPEVAIKGFGGATLYSSHPEETAKVLTEIMGLEKVATEGDYTRFTSSAEIGNTVDLKTIAGQRGQMGVGTVHHIAWRAQDNTDHLEWQEYVMNQGQHVTEVKDRHYFNAIYFREPGEILFEIATDPPGFAHDETPETMGSQLMLPPQYEQHREQLERTLIPIKVRELE; this comes from the coding sequence ATGAAGAAACATACAGCAGGTATTCACCATATCACAGCGATCGTAGGACATCCACAAGAGAATATTGATTTTTATGCAGGCGTATTAGGCTTACGTTTAGTAAAGCAAACAGTAAACTTCGATGATCCTGGCACATATCATTTATATTTCGGTGACAAAGGTGGGAAACCAGGAACAATCATTACTTTCTTCCCTTGGGCTAATGCTTATCAAGGACGTATTGGTGATGGTCAGGTTGGCGTTACAACGTATGTTGTACCAGAAGGGGCACTGCCATTTTGGGTTAATCGCTTAGCGAAATTCTCGGTTCCTTTCCAAAAAGCTGAACGTTTTGGTGAGCAAGTCATTCAATTCGATGATCCACATGGTTTGCATATTGAACTCGTGGCACGTGCGGAAGGCGAGTTCAACGAATGGACATTTGGTGAAGTGACACCAGAGGTTGCTATTAAAGGTTTTGGTGGGGCTACACTATACTCAAGTCATCCAGAAGAAACTGCAAAAGTTTTAACAGAGATAATGGGTCTTGAAAAAGTAGCGACAGAAGGTGACTATACGCGTTTTACATCTAGTGCAGAAATCGGCAATACAGTGGATTTAAAAACGATTGCAGGTCAACGTGGTCAAATGGGTGTAGGAACGGTTCACCATATTGCGTGGAGAGCTCAAGACAATACAGATCATTTAGAATGGCAAGAGTATGTGATGAATCAAGGACAACATGTAACGGAAGTAAAGGATCGTCATTATTTTAATGCAATTTATTTCCGTGAACCTGGCGAAATTTTATTTGAAATCGCTACAGATCCTCCTGGATTTGCTCATGACGAGACACCAGAGACTATGGGTAGCCAATTAATGTTGCCACCTCAGTACGAGCAGCATCGTGAACAACTAGAAAGAACATTAATCCCGATTAAAGTGCGTGAGCTTGAATAA
- a CDS encoding GNAT family N-acetyltransferase — MIKGQQVYLREIREDDSDSIIRCFQNEEIMYMTGTRNILTKEQIKEAIKRFKADSSRYDFAICLVDNDQVIGDLAIMEVDLDNKKAVFRIALHNIENCGRGMGSEAVRLAQRFTFEELNLNRLELQVYSHNSRAIKSYEKVGFKKEGVLRQALFMNNTFSDEIIMSLLRDEYMKIQK, encoded by the coding sequence TTGATAAAAGGTCAACAGGTCTATTTAAGAGAAATACGTGAAGATGATAGTGATAGTATTATAAGATGCTTTCAAAATGAAGAAATCATGTATATGACAGGAACACGGAATATTTTAACAAAGGAACAAATCAAAGAGGCGATCAAACGCTTTAAAGCAGATTCTTCTCGCTATGATTTTGCTATTTGTTTAGTTGATAATGATCAGGTAATTGGTGATTTGGCGATTATGGAGGTTGATTTAGATAATAAAAAGGCAGTGTTCCGTATAGCTTTACATAATATAGAGAATTGTGGCAGAGGTATGGGTTCAGAAGCAGTTAGGCTTGCTCAAAGATTTACATTTGAGGAGCTAAATCTGAATCGCTTAGAATTACAGGTATATTCACACAATAGTAGAGCAATTAAATCCTATGAAAAGGTCGGCTTTAAAAAAGAAGGTGTTTTGAGGCAGGCCTTGTTTATGAATAATACATTTTCTGATGAAATCATTATGAGTCTGTTGCGTGATGAGTATATGAAAATTCAAAAGTAG
- a CDS encoding RidA family protein, which translates to MKIARNPQNIHPPVAPYVHQIEVTDPQRWLTLSGQIGMLPDGTIPEDATAQLKVALENIKKNLDSADMEVQDITKLVFYLVGDMDANQRKEMISDFFGEHLPCTTLMYVVALATPALKVEIDAWACKEL; encoded by the coding sequence ATGAAAATTGCGAGAAACCCTCAGAACATTCATCCACCCGTTGCTCCTTATGTTCATCAAATTGAAGTGACTGACCCACAGAGATGGTTAACATTATCTGGACAAATCGGCATGTTGCCAGATGGAACTATACCTGAAGATGCAACAGCTCAATTGAAGGTGGCACTAGAAAATATTAAAAAAAATCTAGATAGTGCCGATATGGAGGTTCAAGATATCACAAAGCTCGTATTTTATTTAGTGGGAGATATGGATGCTAATCAACGAAAGGAAATGATCAGTGACTTTTTCGGGGAACATCTTCCATGCACAACATTAATGTATGTCGTTGCACTCGCTACGCCTGCTTTAAAGGTTGAGATTGATGCATGGGCTTGTAAGGAATTATAA
- a CDS encoding GNAT family N-acetyltransferase gives MEIKLFKEEIDDLVHLLTQNKWLYHTNPYIKEEAVRTAYAEGYYQNNRETHWILEDGEKVGVIFIHDIDDTIPLFDLRLDANVRGKGYGVKALHWLQEYLFGERGKIRIEGYTRVDNIRMRKCFSKAGFVKEGYLRNAWENEDGTVTDSIVYGAIKDDWVVGKSTPIKMDEVPF, from the coding sequence ATGGAAATCAAATTATTTAAAGAAGAAATTGATGATTTAGTTCATTTATTAACGCAAAATAAATGGTTGTATCACACCAATCCATACATAAAAGAAGAGGCTGTTCGCACCGCATATGCAGAGGGATATTATCAGAACAATCGTGAAACACATTGGATACTTGAAGATGGAGAAAAAGTTGGCGTGATCTTTATTCATGATATAGACGATACGATCCCTCTTTTTGATCTGCGCTTAGATGCAAATGTTCGAGGCAAAGGATACGGTGTCAAAGCACTTCATTGGCTACAAGAATATCTGTTTGGCGAAAGAGGGAAGATTCGCATTGAAGGCTATACAAGAGTTGATAATATCAGAATGCGAAAATGCTTTAGTAAAGCTGGCTTTGTGAAGGAAGGGTATTTAAGAAATGCTTGGGAAAATGAAGATGGTACCGTGACAGATAGTATTGTCTATGGTGCCATTAAAGATGATTGGGTAGTAGGAAAATCAACGCCAATAAAAATGGATGAAGTCCCATTTTAA
- a CDS encoding LLM class flavin-dependent oxidoreductase: MEIGITSFVETKPDVHSGEVISHAQRLREVVEEIILADQVGLDVFGIGEHHREDYAASSPAMVLSAAASQTKNIRLTSAVTVLSSADPVRVFQDFATLDGLSNGRAEIMAGRGSFIESFPLFGYDLHDYDELFEEHLDLLLKIRQSEKVVWEGRHRPAIKHLGVYPRPVQESLPIWVASGGNQQSAMRAGLLGLPLMLAIIGGSPMQFAPIVQLYKKAALHAGHDLSKLQIGSHSIGFVGPNTEWAANTFFPSTMAGMNKLGKERGWPYYDRSSYDAARSFEGALYVGDPNTVAEKIIHLRKHVGITRFMLYVPLSTMPHDQVMQAIELLGTEVAPRVREEVAKWEAEMALEGKPFL; the protein is encoded by the coding sequence ATGGAAATAGGAATTACTTCTTTCGTAGAAACAAAACCAGACGTTCACAGTGGTGAAGTAATTAGTCATGCACAGCGTTTACGTGAAGTTGTAGAAGAAATCATTCTTGCAGATCAAGTAGGATTGGATGTCTTTGGCATAGGCGAGCATCATCGAGAAGATTATGCCGCATCCTCTCCCGCAATGGTACTATCTGCCGCTGCTTCGCAAACGAAAAACATTCGACTCACAAGTGCAGTAACTGTCCTTTCTTCGGCTGATCCTGTACGTGTCTTTCAGGATTTTGCCACATTGGATGGACTATCAAATGGACGTGCAGAGATCATGGCAGGTCGTGGTTCCTTTATCGAATCCTTCCCCTTATTTGGCTACGATTTACATGATTATGATGAATTATTTGAGGAACATTTAGACTTACTACTCAAAATTCGTCAGTCTGAGAAAGTAGTTTGGGAAGGTAGACATCGACCAGCAATCAAACATTTAGGTGTGTATCCTAGACCGGTTCAAGAGTCTCTCCCAATCTGGGTGGCTAGTGGAGGAAATCAACAATCTGCTATGCGTGCTGGCCTTTTAGGATTACCCCTTATGCTAGCAATTATTGGGGGCAGCCCAATGCAATTTGCACCGATTGTACAGTTATATAAAAAGGCAGCGCTTCATGCAGGTCATGATTTATCAAAACTTCAAATAGGTTCTCATTCAATAGGTTTTGTTGGTCCGAATACGGAATGGGCAGCAAACACATTTTTCCCATCAACAATGGCTGGTATGAATAAATTAGGCAAGGAAAGAGGCTGGCCTTATTATGACCGTTCTAGTTATGATGCTGCAAGAAGCTTTGAAGGAGCATTATATGTTGGTGATCCAAATACAGTTGCTGAAAAAATTATTCATCTTCGTAAACATGTAGGAATTACACGGTTTATGCTATACGTGCCTTTAAGTACCATGCCACATGATCAAGTCATGCAAGCTATAGAACTACTTGGAACAGAAGTTGCTCCTCGTGTACGTGAGGAAGTCGCCAAATGGGAAGCTGAAATGGCTCTAGAAGGGAAGCCATTTCTTTAA
- a CDS encoding SMI1/KNR4 family protein, whose amino-acid sequence MYARLAEKFASTTAIKWFPGHGAEDDWIVEVEAELGFNLPPSYRWWLKNYGNGQLNGGSILSIGHPAYRDINDHDILYIHRLNLADEDWCKQYPNRLDLFVPDADELYFFDRSSKDELSEFPVMCYDLMNDMIYEYASSFSEFLEKLIDERS is encoded by the coding sequence ATGTATGCTAGATTAGCAGAAAAATTCGCAAGCACTACTGCGATTAAATGGTTTCCTGGACACGGTGCTGAAGATGATTGGATAGTAGAAGTTGAAGCAGAGTTAGGATTCAACTTACCACCATCCTATCGCTGGTGGTTAAAAAATTATGGTAATGGGCAGCTGAATGGTGGATCTATTCTCTCGATCGGTCACCCAGCATACAGAGACATCAATGATCACGATATTCTCTATATCCATCGTCTTAACTTGGCTGATGAAGATTGGTGTAAACAATATCCGAATAGATTAGATTTATTTGTTCCAGACGCTGACGAATTGTACTTCTTTGATCGATCGTCTAAAGATGAACTCAGCGAATTTCCTGTTATGTGCTATGACTTAATGAATGACATGATCTATGAATATGCCTCTTCCTTCTCAGAATTTCTTGAAAAATTGATTGATGAACGTAGTTAA
- a CDS encoding Rrf2 family transcriptional regulator: MMKYSKATNYALHTMVFLTRNPKGKSMSVESLAEIQKLSPTYLSKILTKLVKAGLIESNPGVNGGYRISKRPQEISFLEVIYAIEGQTSLFSCSSDHEDSFHHQGCLIEQVMVDAENNMKEELSKKFIIDIANKIDLKG, translated from the coding sequence ATGATGAAGTATTCAAAAGCAACAAACTATGCTTTACATACAATGGTGTTTTTAACACGCAATCCTAAAGGGAAATCAATGAGTGTCGAGTCTTTAGCAGAAATACAAAAATTATCTCCAACCTATCTATCGAAAATATTAACAAAGCTAGTGAAGGCAGGTTTAATTGAGTCGAATCCAGGTGTTAACGGTGGTTACCGCATTTCTAAGCGCCCCCAAGAAATTTCGTTTTTAGAGGTGATTTATGCGATTGAAGGACAAACCTCATTATTTAGTTGTTCCTCTGATCACGAAGATTCCTTCCATCATCAAGGCTGTCTCATTGAGCAAGTGATGGTAGATGCTGAGAATAATATGAAAGAAGAGCTTAGTAAGAAATTTATAATAGATATAGCTAATAAAATCGATTTAAAAGGATAG
- a CDS encoding MFS transporter — protein sequence MPRAVTLLFATACGMSVANIYFAQPLLDELSNDFAIDQSIIGLIITITQIFYGLSLLLLVPLGDLLNQRRLIIGQMLLSTVALFIVGTASYVVVLFVGMALVGLLAVVTQTLVAFAATMASSTERGRVVGIVTSGIVIGILLARTFAGLVTDLAGWRSVYLVSAALMLLMVGMFIKVLPRGEREVKSLSYLKLIQSVFTLFIQERTLRIRSILAMLIFADFSILWTSLVLPLSAPPLALSHTVIGAFGLVGVAGALAAAQAGKFADQGYGQRTTGIALTLLPISWIFINYLEKSFLALIIGIVLLDLAVQAVHVTNQTMILPLRTEARSRLTAGYMVFYSIGSASGSIASTQIYAHFGWGGVCLLGASISTIALLFWATTKRFTNSIDSER from the coding sequence ATGCCCCGAGCTGTAACATTATTATTCGCTACAGCCTGCGGAATGTCTGTCGCCAATATTTATTTTGCTCAGCCGTTGCTAGATGAATTATCTAATGATTTTGCTATTGATCAATCGATTATTGGTTTGATTATTACTATCACGCAAATTTTTTATGGTCTAAGCTTACTACTTCTAGTACCACTTGGAGATTTACTAAACCAACGACGCTTGATTATTGGACAAATGCTATTATCCACCGTGGCTTTGTTTATAGTCGGTACTGCCTCCTATGTTGTAGTGCTATTCGTGGGTATGGCCTTAGTTGGTCTACTTGCAGTCGTGACTCAAACCCTTGTGGCGTTCGCTGCAACTATGGCTTCCTCTACAGAACGAGGTCGTGTCGTAGGCATTGTTACAAGTGGCATTGTCATTGGCATACTACTTGCTCGTACCTTTGCTGGGTTAGTAACAGACCTTGCAGGGTGGCGCTCTGTCTATCTAGTCTCCGCTGCTCTAATGCTTCTAATGGTTGGGATGTTTATAAAAGTGTTACCAAGGGGCGAGCGTGAAGTAAAATCACTATCCTATCTTAAGCTAATTCAATCCGTGTTCACGCTGTTTATTCAAGAACGAACATTACGTATCCGCTCCATTCTAGCTATGCTAATTTTTGCCGACTTCAGTATTTTATGGACGTCACTGGTGCTGCCACTTAGTGCACCACCATTAGCTCTATCACACACTGTAATTGGCGCTTTTGGTCTTGTTGGAGTGGCTGGTGCATTAGCTGCCGCACAGGCGGGGAAATTTGCTGACCAAGGCTATGGTCAAAGAACGACAGGTATTGCTTTAACGCTTTTACCTATCTCCTGGATATTTATCAATTATTTAGAAAAGTCGTTCTTGGCATTAATTATTGGGATTGTGTTGCTTGACTTGGCAGTGCAGGCGGTACATGTCACCAATCAGACGATGATTCTCCCATTGCGTACAGAAGCACGAAGTCGACTGACCGCAGGCTATATGGTGTTCTATTCGATTGGCAGTGCTAGCGGTTCAATCGCTTCAACTCAAATATATGCGCATTTTGGTTGGGGAGGAGTTTGCTTACTTGGCGCCTCGATTAGTACAATTGCTCTTCTTTTTTGGGCAACTACAAAACGATTTACAAATTCAATTGATTCGGAGAGATAA
- a CDS encoding alpha/beta hydrolase — protein sequence MTIINRVLPELRQAYSEFPGFRLEEDLTWSRSLLSNPPSKKSEHVITTNRMIPRGDGNEMLVKIYEPAKRKQDKLPAMLWIHGGGFVMGHPDMDDVLCERFVETANCVVVSIDYRLAPEHPYPAAIEDCYAGLVWMTNEDQSLGIDVKRVAIAGASGGGGLTAALALMVRDKGGPSIIFQMPLYPMLDNRNVTPSSYEIIDDHATWCRTNNLTAWRLYLGEEKDINALSPYAVPARAENLAGLPPTYICIGQLDLFRDETIDYVTRLAQAGVDVEFHLYPGSYHCFEVFVPEAKVSQQAIQNYLDAMARALNF from the coding sequence ATGACCATTATTAACCGAGTCTTACCAGAATTAAGGCAGGCTTACTCAGAATTTCCTGGCTTTCGATTGGAGGAGGATTTAACTTGGAGTCGAAGTCTCTTGTCCAATCCACCTTCGAAAAAATCAGAACATGTAATTACGACCAACCGTATGATTCCTAGAGGTGACGGGAACGAAATGCTGGTTAAAATCTATGAACCAGCTAAACGGAAACAGGATAAACTTCCAGCTATGCTTTGGATTCACGGAGGCGGCTTTGTCATGGGACACCCTGATATGGATGATGTTTTATGTGAACGTTTTGTTGAGACAGCTAACTGCGTTGTCGTATCCATCGATTACCGACTAGCGCCTGAACATCCCTACCCAGCGGCTATTGAAGATTGTTATGCTGGATTAGTTTGGATGACTAATGAGGACCAATCACTTGGTATCGATGTCAAACGGGTGGCAATTGCTGGTGCAAGCGGTGGTGGAGGATTAACAGCAGCACTTGCATTAATGGTTCGTGATAAAGGAGGACCATCAATTATATTCCAGATGCCACTGTATCCGATGCTTGATAACCGAAATGTAACACCTTCCAGCTATGAGATTATTGATGATCATGCAACATGGTGTAGAACAAATAATTTGACTGCTTGGCGTTTGTACTTAGGAGAAGAAAAGGACATCAATGCCCTTTCTCCGTATGCGGTCCCTGCAAGGGCTGAAAACTTAGCAGGATTACCACCAACCTATATATGTATCGGCCAACTTGATTTATTTCGTGATGAAACCATTGATTATGTAACACGCCTTGCACAGGCAGGAGTCGATGTTGAATTCCACCTCTACCCTGGCAGTTACCATTGTTTTGAGGTCTTTGTGCCTGAAGCAAAAGTAAGTCAGCAGGCTATTCAGAACTATTTAGATGCCATGGCACGCGCACTCAATTTTTGA
- a CDS encoding carboxymuconolactone decarboxylase family protein, producing the protein MTLIQLYDKGLTPFQQLLGYNKAIQLHWQQLGDVLEKDGHLSASLKEEVRKTLAQKNGCQYCQAKGKPDPQNYDEKTAVCTGFAEAFLAAKGHTAPNVTAVLKDYLTEAEISELLAFICFTTAQQYFGALMQLK; encoded by the coding sequence ATGACACTTATTCAATTATATGACAAGGGCTTAACACCCTTTCAACAATTATTAGGCTACAACAAGGCAATTCAGCTGCACTGGCAGCAGTTAGGAGACGTACTAGAAAAAGACGGGCATCTATCCGCTTCATTAAAAGAAGAGGTTCGAAAAACTTTAGCTCAAAAAAATGGCTGTCAGTATTGTCAGGCAAAAGGCAAGCCTGATCCCCAGAACTATGATGAGAAAACGGCAGTATGCACAGGTTTTGCAGAAGCATTCTTAGCTGCTAAGGGACACACCGCCCCCAATGTCACGGCTGTATTAAAGGATTATTTAACAGAAGCCGAGATTAGCGAGCTACTAGCATTTATTTGCTTCACGACAGCACAGCAATATTTTGGTGCTCTTATGCAATTAAAATAA
- a CDS encoding TetR/AcrR family transcriptional regulator: MARTREFDEAKVLEAAMQLFWEKGYEATSLSDLTARMGIQRPSIYSTFGDKKELFEAALRRYTTSRASEIRTKLQSYTSVKQAFSIFFEEVITAEYTKDLSNGCFCINTMVELAPHDEKFEILTREHQLYLSVIFQETIERGIQSGELEEDTDAKSLAQALIVALIGLTVMLKSHPQRLFVDNAIATTLTLLK, translated from the coding sequence ATGGCAAGAACTCGTGAATTTGATGAGGCAAAAGTGTTAGAGGCAGCAATGCAGTTATTTTGGGAGAAGGGATATGAAGCAACTTCTTTAAGTGATCTTACAGCTAGAATGGGGATTCAGCGTCCTAGTATTTATTCAACCTTTGGTGATAAAAAGGAGCTATTTGAAGCGGCACTTCGTAGATATACGACATCACGGGCGTCCGAAATACGCACTAAACTTCAAAGTTATACCTCAGTAAAACAGGCATTTTCTATATTTTTTGAAGAAGTAATTACTGCTGAATATACGAAAGATCTTAGTAATGGCTGCTTTTGTATCAATACAATGGTTGAATTAGCGCCACATGACGAGAAGTTCGAAATCTTGACGAGAGAGCATCAACTCTATCTATCAGTAATTTTTCAGGAGACAATTGAACGAGGAATTCAATCAGGAGAGTTAGAGGAAGACACGGATGCAAAATCTTTAGCACAGGCATTAATTGTTGCGTTAATAGGTTTAACAGTTATGCTGAAATCCCATCCACAACGTTTATTTGTTGATAATGCCATTGCAACGACGCTGACATTGCTTAAATAA
- a CDS encoding AI-2E family transporter — MNNFFRSNGFKRFIILVGIALALYLMRSMINLILLTFIITYLMNQLTTKTTKSIRKYTPMNEKAVTVTLYLLLVAGIVAVIYKYLPIVTQQITQLFDLIASFNLDPDDNEIARYLAPTFEKIELGKYLEQGVDLTLKNITNIGKIIMQILISLILSLFILLEKNRIIEFTAKFKDSKIGALYDELHYFSRIFIRSFGKVIEAQFIIAAVNCVLSVIALSIMGFPHLIALGIMLFILGLVPVAGVIISLIPLSIIAYSIGGLMYIVYILVIVMVLHAIEAYFLNPKLMSAKTDLPIFYTFMVILFSEHFLGVWGLIIGIPLFMFLLDILGVTSSEDPAKKSVKVHTEKQME; from the coding sequence ATGAATAATTTCTTTCGGAGTAATGGATTTAAGCGTTTTATTATTCTAGTTGGGATTGCTCTTGCATTATATTTAATGCGTAGTATGATCAATCTAATTTTACTTACGTTTATTATTACTTATTTGATGAACCAGCTTACTACGAAGACTACGAAAAGCATAAGAAAATATACGCCGATGAATGAAAAAGCTGTGACGGTAACGTTATACCTTTTACTTGTTGCGGGTATTGTAGCAGTCATTTACAAATATTTACCGATTGTGACCCAGCAAATCACGCAGCTTTTCGACCTCATTGCAAGCTTTAATCTCGATCCAGATGACAATGAGATTGCGAGATACTTAGCACCAACTTTTGAGAAAATAGAGCTGGGGAAATATTTAGAGCAAGGTGTGGATTTAACTCTTAAAAATATTACGAATATTGGTAAAATCATTATGCAAATTTTGATTTCTCTAATATTAAGTTTATTCATCTTGTTAGAAAAGAATCGTATTATTGAATTTACAGCCAAGTTTAAGGATAGTAAAATTGGTGCGCTTTACGATGAACTTCATTATTTCTCAAGAATATTCATCCGCTCATTTGGAAAAGTAATTGAGGCACAATTTATTATTGCTGCAGTCAACTGTGTGTTATCAGTAATTGCCCTTTCTATTATGGGCTTCCCACATCTGATTGCCCTTGGGATTATGCTCTTTATTTTAGGCTTAGTTCCAGTCGCAGGAGTTATCATCTCATTAATACCATTAAGTATTATCGCATATAGCATTGGTGGCTTGATGTACATCGTCTATATTTTAGTTATTGTCATGGTTTTACATGCCATTGAAGCTTACTTCTTAAATCCAAAGCTTATGTCTGCCAAAACAGATTTACCGATTTTCTATACGTTTATGGTCATTCTCTTTTCTGAGCATTTCCTTGGTGTATGGGGACTAATCATAGGTATTCCACTATTTATGTTCCTGCTTGATATTCTAGGTGTAACCTCCTCGGAAGACCCTGCGAAGAAATCGGTAAAGGTACACACTGAAAAACAAATGGAATAG